Proteins from a single region of Companilactobacillus farciminis KCTC 3681 = DSM 20184:
- a CDS encoding alpha-amylase family glycosyl hydrolase, with amino-acid sequence MASQTDVKLRKLQIYCIFVRNHTKKGTLKAIEPDLDRIKSLGTDCIWLMPIFPIGKKERKGKLGSPYSIKDYRAIDPELGTWQDFLNLVKSIHDRGMKVMLDIVYNHTSRDSVLLQVHPEWFLHDHEGNLFNKNEDWTDVAELDYSHKALWNYQIETLKRYAKIVDGFRCDVAPQVPIEFWKEARKEVAKVNPKTVWLAESTSKDYIKELGQKGYHVSSDSELYSAFDMTYDYDIDQIWRGYVKGNVTLRKYVDALNTQGVIYPSNYIKMRGLENHDQPRAHSMFINENDLYNWTAFSAFQKGSTLVYAGQEYGFKHTPSLFDMDKLDWSAHKMELSSLISKMHQMSQSDIQVSGSYKITALENDIVEVTYKMGEIIRIGLFSLKGMSGEAPVALPSDNYTNMIDNELIHVDNGILQIDYDPIIIQVKTNE; translated from the coding sequence ATGGCAAGTCAAACAGATGTTAAATTAAGAAAGCTGCAGATTTATTGCATTTTTGTAAGAAACCATACTAAAAAGGGTACTTTAAAAGCAATTGAGCCCGACTTAGATCGAATTAAGAGTTTGGGAACTGACTGTATTTGGTTAATGCCTATTTTTCCAATTGGCAAAAAAGAGCGTAAAGGTAAGTTAGGTTCACCTTATTCAATCAAGGATTACCGTGCTATCGATCCTGAGCTTGGAACATGGCAAGATTTCTTGAATTTAGTTAAGTCTATCCATGACCGTGGTATGAAAGTTATGTTGGACATTGTCTACAATCATACTTCTCGTGATTCAGTTTTATTACAAGTGCACCCAGAATGGTTCTTGCATGACCATGAAGGCAACTTATTCAATAAGAATGAAGACTGGACTGATGTAGCGGAACTGGATTATTCTCACAAGGCTTTGTGGAACTATCAAATTGAAACTCTCAAGCGCTACGCTAAAATCGTTGATGGTTTCAGATGCGATGTTGCACCACAAGTACCAATCGAATTTTGGAAAGAAGCTCGAAAAGAAGTTGCCAAGGTTAACCCTAAGACCGTTTGGTTAGCTGAATCTACTAGCAAGGATTACATTAAGGAATTAGGGCAAAAAGGGTACCATGTTTCATCTGATAGTGAATTATATTCCGCTTTTGATATGACTTATGATTATGATATTGATCAAATTTGGCGTGGGTACGTTAAAGGAAACGTGACTTTAAGAAAGTATGTCGATGCTTTAAATACTCAAGGTGTTATTTATCCATCTAATTACATTAAAATGAGAGGCTTAGAAAATCACGATCAACCAAGAGCTCATTCTATGTTTATTAATGAAAATGATTTGTACAATTGGACAGCTTTCTCCGCATTTCAAAAAGGTTCAACTTTAGTTTATGCTGGTCAAGAATACGGATTTAAACATACACCAAGTCTGTTTGATATGGATAAATTAGATTGGAGTGCTCATAAGATGGAATTGAGCTCTTTAATATCTAAGATGCATCAAATGAGTCAAAGTGATATTCAAGTATCTGGTTCATATAAAATAACAGCTTTGGAAAATGATATTGTAGAAGTTACCTATAAGATGGGTGAAATTATTCGAATTGGTTTATTCTCATTAAAGGGGATGTCAGGCGAAGCCCCAGTCGCATTACCAAGTGATAATTACACTAACATGATAGACAATGAATTGATTCATGTAGACAATGGAATTTTACAGATTGATTATGATCCAATCATTATACAAGTTAAAACGAATGAATAA
- a CDS encoding Cof-type HAD-IIB family hydrolase, whose protein sequence is MKYRLVGIDMDNTLLNDSKEITDLNKESIRKALNQGCKIVLCSGRFHKEMIDYADILGIKGSNQYLITNGGAVIENANGQKIIQTTLSNNDCEKISSWLSQNNISYQLVEINGQEFSFNNWLNFQNNNRGLGIAKVLLEDDKSGLDNISKMIHQVFDENYYVVRPADEFLEILPKGVNKGIAIEKLAKKLNVDMQQVLTIGDMDNDIPMIEVAGKGIAMSNAVDIVKQVADDITLDNNNSGVGVAISKFVLNEDINK, encoded by the coding sequence ATGAAATATAGATTAGTTGGAATAGATATGGATAATACTTTATTGAATGATTCTAAGGAGATAACTGATTTAAATAAAGAATCAATAAGAAAAGCTTTAAATCAAGGTTGTAAAATAGTTCTTTGCTCGGGTAGATTTCACAAGGAAATGATTGATTATGCTGATATTTTAGGAATTAAAGGCAGCAATCAATATCTGATAACTAATGGTGGAGCCGTCATAGAAAACGCGAATGGTCAAAAGATTATTCAAACTACACTATCAAATAATGATTGTGAAAAGATTTCTAGTTGGTTAAGTCAAAATAATATAAGCTATCAACTAGTTGAAATTAATGGACAAGAGTTTAGTTTTAATAATTGGTTGAATTTTCAAAATAATAACCGGGGTTTGGGGATTGCTAAAGTATTGTTGGAAGATGATAAAAGTGGATTAGACAATATATCTAAGATGATTCATCAAGTATTTGATGAAAATTATTATGTAGTTAGACCTGCCGATGAGTTTTTAGAGATACTTCCTAAAGGAGTTAATAAAGGTATAGCGATAGAAAAGCTGGCCAAAAAACTAAATGTTGATATGCAGCAGGTATTAACAATAGGTGATATGGATAATGATATACCTATGATTGAAGTAGCAGGTAAGGGGATAGCGATGTCCAACGCTGTTGATATTGTTAAGCAGGTTGCGGATGATATTACACTGGATAACAATAATAGCGGCGTGGGAGTAGCCATTAGTAAATTCGTTTTGAATGAAGATATTAATAAGTAA
- a CDS encoding glycoside hydrolase family 13 protein — translation MNSNSKWWQHAVVYQVYPKSFQDSDGDGLGDLNGITSRLDYIKDLGVDVIWLNPVYKSPQVDNGYDISDYQSINPSLGTMQDFERLLHKAHEMNLKIVMDLVVNHTSDQHKWFVESKKSKDNKYRDYYIWKDPVDGHAPTNWEASFSGPAWTYDDTTKQYYLHLFAPQQPDLNWENEEMRNNVYNMMNWWSDKGVDGFRMDVISLISKPEDFDNKELQESTDSGKYVSNGPHIHDYLREMNKNVMKKHDLMTVGETPGVNVKEALKYANLDDSELNMVFEFEHMGLDSNPNPALGKWSDQKASLVDLKNNLSKWQKGLYGKAWNSLYWNNHDQPRVVSRFGNDSKEYRELSAKMLAMVLHLLQGTPYIYEGEELGMTNIYFDSLDDYRDLESINAYHEFVDEKKLVDGPTMMSYLKAKSRDNARTPMQWSDDDYAGFSDKEPWIKVNPNYKSINAKEEVSDPNSVYNFYKELISLRHSLPVITDGTYEQVEGTEDDDSLYAYVRKDDNQTLMVVANYTDKEIDRPVLKISKDDKLLLSNYDDDLANKLRPYEAKLYVLD, via the coding sequence TTGAATTCTAATAGTAAATGGTGGCAACACGCGGTGGTTTACCAAGTTTACCCTAAGAGCTTTCAAGATTCAGATGGAGATGGTTTAGGAGATTTAAATGGTATTACTTCTAGACTTGATTACATTAAAGATTTAGGGGTTGATGTAATTTGGTTAAATCCAGTTTACAAGTCACCACAAGTCGATAATGGATATGATATTAGTGATTATCAATCTATTAATCCATCATTGGGTACTATGCAAGACTTTGAAAGACTTTTACACAAGGCCCATGAAATGAACCTTAAGATTGTAATGGACTTGGTAGTAAATCATACATCCGATCAACATAAATGGTTTGTTGAAAGTAAAAAATCTAAAGATAATAAGTATCGTGATTATTATATTTGGAAAGATCCTGTTGATGGACATGCACCAACAAATTGGGAAGCATCTTTCTCAGGACCAGCTTGGACTTATGATGATACTACTAAGCAATATTATTTACATTTGTTTGCTCCTCAACAACCTGATTTAAATTGGGAAAATGAAGAAATGCGTAACAATGTTTATAATATGATGAATTGGTGGTCAGACAAAGGCGTTGACGGATTTAGAATGGACGTCATTAGTCTAATTTCTAAGCCAGAAGATTTCGACAACAAAGAATTGCAGGAATCAACTGATTCCGGAAAATATGTTTCAAATGGTCCCCATATTCATGATTATCTAAGGGAAATGAATAAAAATGTTATGAAGAAGCATGATTTGATGACAGTGGGTGAAACACCTGGTGTTAACGTCAAAGAAGCTTTGAAGTATGCTAACTTGGATGACAGTGAATTGAATATGGTTTTCGAATTTGAGCATATGGGCTTAGATTCTAACCCTAATCCTGCATTAGGTAAGTGGAGTGATCAAAAAGCTAGTTTAGTTGATCTGAAGAACAACTTATCTAAATGGCAAAAAGGTTTGTATGGAAAAGCTTGGAATTCATTATATTGGAATAATCATGATCAACCTCGTGTTGTTTCTAGATTTGGTAATGATTCAAAAGAATATCGTGAATTGTCAGCCAAAATGTTAGCAATGGTTTTGCATTTATTGCAGGGAACACCTTATATATATGAAGGTGAAGAATTAGGTATGACAAATATCTATTTTGATTCACTAGATGATTATAGAGACCTTGAATCAATAAATGCATATCATGAATTCGTTGATGAGAAGAAGCTTGTAGATGGTCCAACAATGATGAGCTATTTAAAAGCCAAATCTCGTGATAATGCTAGAACACCAATGCAATGGTCAGATGATGATTATGCAGGCTTCAGTGATAAAGAACCTTGGATCAAAGTAAATCCTAACTACAAGTCAATTAATGCTAAAGAAGAAGTTAGTGATCCTAATTCTGTATATAACTTTTATAAAGAACTTATTAGTTTACGTCACAGTTTACCCGTTATTACAGATGGCACTTATGAACAAGTAGAGGGGACCGAGGATGATGATAGTCTTTATGCTTATGTAAGAAAGGATGACAATCAAACATTAATGGTTGTTGCCAATTACACAGATAAAGAAATAGATCGTCCAGTTTTGAAAATATCTAAGGATGATAAATTATTGCTAAGTAATTATGATGATGACTTGGCTAATAAATTGAGACCTTACGAAGCTAAATTATATGTTCTTGATTAA
- a CDS encoding ABC transporter substrate-binding protein: MKKSIKFLLSAAALTLLSVGLAGCGNSSSGKTTIQFFSTKTENAATYKKMISEFEKKNPKIKVQLSSPSNAGTVLKSYLAKNSVPDVMAMGGDVNYKQVQKAGVLVDMSKQSFTKTTMPQYQKMITSISKGGKLDAVPYATNASGIIYNKDLFEKAGITSTPTTWDELMQDAEILKSKGITPFELPFQDSWTTMGVFNQISSNMIPQSWNDKRLKDKTTFVADYKPVMEKYLEISKYAQKDYMGTPYNDGTKAVANGKAAMMINGNFSIPQMKQSNKDANLDMFAFPVTNDASKIKVTSGIDVALAVSNKSKNKDAAMKFVKFLMQKKNAEMYNKREFSFSAIKGVEQKSSTVQGIQSYLSDGKVVNYPDHYYPDGFDMTAVLSQAGVNETKGMSDSTNIQKTLKKADSAYNSANVK, from the coding sequence ATGAAAAAGAGTATTAAGTTTTTATTGTCAGCAGCAGCATTAACTTTGCTTTCAGTTGGTTTAGCCGGATGTGGCAATAGCTCATCAGGAAAAACAACTATCCAATTCTTCTCAACAAAGACAGAAAATGCCGCTACATATAAGAAGATGATTAGTGAATTTGAAAAGAAAAATCCAAAGATCAAAGTTCAACTTTCATCACCAAGTAACGCCGGAACAGTTTTGAAGTCATATTTGGCTAAGAACTCAGTTCCAGATGTTATGGCTATGGGTGGAGATGTCAACTATAAACAAGTTCAAAAAGCTGGTGTTTTGGTTGATATGAGCAAACAATCATTCACAAAGACAACAATGCCACAATATCAAAAGATGATTACATCTATTTCTAAGGGTGGCAAGTTGGACGCTGTTCCTTATGCTACAAATGCTTCAGGTATTATTTATAACAAAGATCTTTTTGAAAAAGCTGGTATTACATCAACACCAACAACATGGGATGAATTGATGCAAGATGCTGAAATTTTGAAGTCAAAGGGTATTACACCATTTGAACTACCATTCCAAGACAGTTGGACAACAATGGGTGTATTTAACCAAATTTCATCAAATATGATTCCACAATCATGGAATGATAAGAGATTAAAAGATAAGACAACTTTCGTTGCAGATTACAAGCCTGTTATGGAAAAATATTTAGAAATTTCTAAGTATGCTCAAAAAGATTACATGGGTACACCATATAACGACGGTACAAAAGCTGTTGCTAATGGTAAAGCTGCTATGATGATTAATGGTAACTTCTCAATTCCACAAATGAAGCAATCAAATAAAGATGCTAACCTTGATATGTTTGCTTTTCCTGTAACAAATGATGCTTCAAAGATAAAAGTAACTTCAGGTATTGATGTTGCCTTAGCTGTTTCAAACAAGTCAAAGAACAAAGATGCTGCAATGAAATTTGTTAAGTTCCTAATGCAAAAGAAGAACGCTGAAATGTACAACAAGAGAGAATTCTCATTCTCAGCTATTAAAGGTGTAGAACAAAAGTCATCAACAGTACAAGGTATTCAATCATACTTATCAGATGGTAAGGTTGTAAACTATCCTGATCACTACTATCCAGATGGGTTCGATATGACAGCTGTTCTTTCACAAGCAGGTGTTAACGAAACTAAAGGTATGAGCGATTCAACAAATATTCAAAAGACATTGAAGAAAGCTGATTCTGCTTATAATTCAGCCAATGTTAAATAG
- a CDS encoding carbohydrate ABC transporter permease: MALNKSKKKEKKIPFSYYMMVVPIGILFFIFHTIPFLRGVFYSFTDWSGYGDWKFVGLKNYLYMFGNANIGHAYWFTLKFALFATILVNAIALAIAVGLNGKIKFQNFMKAIYFLPYMLGSLIVGFVFKFIFGNLVPDLGRALHIGFLSSNILGTTHAWIGILIMTIWQGLAFNTLIYLAGLQSVDEEIYEAADLDGVNPWQKFIHLTFPLIAPFFTINLVLSVKGYLMVFDQIMAMTDGGPGNSTTSISVEIYKQGFQGSQFAIQSANAVVLFIIVLTISLIQLRILNKREERLG, encoded by the coding sequence ATGGCATTAAATAAGAGTAAGAAAAAAGAGAAGAAGATTCCCTTTTCTTATTACATGATGGTAGTTCCAATCGGAATCTTATTCTTTATTTTCCATACAATTCCATTCCTAAGAGGTGTGTTCTATAGTTTCACTGACTGGAGTGGCTATGGCGATTGGAAGTTCGTTGGTTTAAAGAATTATCTATATATGTTTGGTAATGCAAATATTGGCCATGCATATTGGTTCACATTGAAATTTGCTTTATTTGCAACAATCTTAGTTAATGCGATTGCCTTGGCAATTGCTGTTGGACTTAATGGTAAGATTAAATTCCAAAACTTTATGAAAGCTATTTATTTCTTACCATACATGTTGGGTTCATTGATTGTTGGATTCGTATTTAAGTTCATTTTTGGAAACTTAGTTCCTGATCTTGGACGTGCTTTACACATCGGATTCTTATCAAGTAACATTTTAGGTACCACACATGCTTGGATTGGTATTTTAATTATGACAATCTGGCAAGGATTAGCCTTCAATACTTTGATTTATCTAGCTGGTTTACAATCAGTTGATGAAGAGATTTATGAAGCTGCTGATCTGGATGGTGTAAATCCATGGCAAAAGTTCATACACTTAACATTCCCATTGATTGCACCTTTCTTCACAATTAACTTAGTTCTATCTGTTAAAGGATACTTAATGGTATTCGATCAAATTATGGCTATGACAGATGGTGGTCCTGGTAACAGTACAACATCTATTTCAGTTGAAATTTATAAACAAGGTTTCCAAGGTTCACAATTTGCTATCCAATCAGCTAATGCGGTTGTATTGTTCATTATCGTATTAACAATTTCATTGATTCAATTGAGAATATTAAATAAACGAGAGGAGCGATTAGGATAA
- a CDS encoding carbohydrate ABC transporter permease, whose product MQADTKLSTPKKHFKNKHINWTLTSVLMVIAIFAILGPLYITIVVALKDPTQMTNVLSLPSKIHWENFSNAWQMTNFPRMFFNTLFITIVNIIFTIFTNSMAAYVITRFRMKNKFFNVMYYYFISAMFIPFNVIMLPLVKEISALHMDNIFGITFLYIVFGLPQNIFLYSGFVKEIPVALEEAAEMDGATPLQVFFKVIFPLMKPMHATVAILSFMWTWNDFLMPLVLLSDPRQQTLQLAQYVFQGQFSTQYNLAFASYVLVLLPVLIMYVFFQKYIIAGVTSGSVK is encoded by the coding sequence ATGCAAGCAGATACAAAACTATCGACTCCTAAGAAGCATTTTAAGAATAAACATATTAATTGGACACTAACAAGTGTTTTAATGGTCATTGCTATTTTTGCTATCTTGGGACCTTTATATATCACAATTGTGGTTGCTTTGAAGGATCCAACACAGATGACAAATGTTCTAAGTTTACCATCAAAGATCCACTGGGAAAACTTTTCAAATGCTTGGCAAATGACTAACTTTCCTAGAATGTTTTTTAACACCTTGTTTATTACAATTGTAAATATTATCTTTACAATTTTCACTAATTCAATGGCTGCATACGTTATTACAAGATTCAGAATGAAGAATAAGTTCTTCAACGTTATGTATTACTATTTCATTAGTGCAATGTTCATTCCTTTCAACGTTATTATGCTTCCTCTTGTTAAGGAAATTAGTGCACTCCATATGGATAATATTTTCGGAATTACTTTCCTATATATTGTCTTTGGTCTTCCACAAAACATCTTCTTATATTCAGGTTTCGTTAAGGAAATTCCAGTTGCTCTAGAAGAAGCAGCTGAAATGGATGGAGCAACTCCATTACAAGTCTTCTTCAAAGTTATCTTCCCATTGATGAAGCCTATGCATGCAACAGTTGCTATTCTTTCATTCATGTGGACATGGAATGATTTCTTAATGCCACTTGTTCTTTTAAGTGATCCACGTCAACAAACGTTGCAATTGGCTCAATACGTATTCCAAGGTCAATTTTCAACACAATATAATTTAGCTTTCGCCTCCTATGTATTGGTTCTACTACCAGTATTAATAATGTACGTATTCTTCCAGAAATACATTATTGCCGGTGTTACAAGTGGTTCAGTTAAATAA
- a CDS encoding ABC transporter ATP-binding protein, producing the protein MVEINLKHIYKEYDGNENYSVTDFNLDIGDEEFIVFVGPSGCGKSTTLRMIAGLEDITKGELVMDGKVMNDVAPKNRDIAMVFQNYALYPNMSVADNMGFGLKIRKMPEDEIKKRVANAADILGLTDYLERKPAALSGGQRQRVALGRAIVRDAKLFLLDEPLSNLDAKLRVQMRTEIAQLHQRLKTNMIYVTHDQVEAMTMADRIVIMNDGKIQQVGTPSELYSKPANKFVAGFIGSPATNFFDVTLKDGKIVNEGGLNIVVPEGQYKILKEKGYEGKQLTFGIRPEDIHAEEVAIQAFPGAVIDADIKVSELLGAESMLYSQVGGTDFIAKVDSRDHHKPGDKVQMAFEMTKGHYFDKDTEETII; encoded by the coding sequence ATGGTTGAAATTAATTTAAAACATATTTATAAGGAATATGATGGCAACGAAAACTATTCTGTAACTGATTTTAATCTTGATATTGGTGATGAAGAATTTATCGTTTTCGTTGGACCATCTGGATGTGGTAAATCTACTACATTGCGTATGATTGCTGGTTTGGAAGATATTACTAAAGGTGAATTAGTTATGGACGGCAAGGTCATGAATGATGTTGCTCCTAAGAATCGTGATATTGCCATGGTTTTCCAAAACTACGCCTTGTACCCAAATATGTCAGTTGCTGACAATATGGGATTTGGTCTTAAGATTCGTAAAATGCCTGAGGATGAAATTAAAAAGCGTGTTGCTAATGCCGCAGATATTTTAGGCCTAACAGATTATTTGGAACGTAAGCCAGCTGCTTTGTCTGGTGGTCAAAGACAACGTGTTGCTTTAGGACGTGCAATTGTTCGTGATGCTAAGTTGTTCTTACTTGATGAACCACTATCAAACTTGGATGCTAAATTGAGAGTGCAAATGCGTACAGAAATCGCTCAATTACATCAAAGATTGAAGACTAATATGATTTATGTTACTCATGATCAGGTTGAGGCTATGACTATGGCTGATAGAATTGTTATCATGAATGATGGTAAAATCCAACAAGTTGGTACACCTTCTGAATTGTATAGCAAGCCTGCTAATAAGTTCGTCGCTGGATTTATCGGATCACCTGCAACTAATTTCTTCGATGTTACATTGAAGGATGGCAAGATTGTTAACGAAGGTGGCTTGAATATTGTTGTTCCTGAAGGTCAATACAAGATCTTAAAGGAAAAGGGCTATGAAGGTAAACAATTGACATTTGGTATTCGTCCTGAAGATATTCATGCTGAAGAGGTGGCTATTCAAGCCTTCCCTGGTGCTGTTATTGATGCGGATATTAAAGTTTCAGAATTACTTGGTGCTGAATCAATGCTCTATTCACAAGTGGGTGGAACAGACTTCATTGCTAAAGTTGATTCACGTGATCATCACAAGCCAGGTGACAAGGTTCAAATGGCTTTTGAAATGACAAAAGGTCACTACTTTGATAAGGATACTGAAGAAACAATTATTTAG
- a CDS encoding glycoside hydrolase family 65 protein, with translation MQRIFEVDPWNVVTHKLDKDNKRLQESLTSLGNGYMGMRGNFEEDYTGDSLAGIYLAGIWYPDKTRVGWWKNGYPKYFGKVINAVNFIKMNFLINGSKLDLYTDKITDFTLDLNMKNATLTRSFVVDKDGSKVRFNFERFLSVAQKELSVQKVSFENLSNNAVDIQVISSIDANVKNQDANYDEHFWQVLDIDKDSLVAETKPNDFGTPRFTSGMKASYVTDLDLVDTEVTDLETSQVFKKTLQTNEEATIEKRVVVVTSRDYQEISDLNEALSKISNEIKSSSYDELLAAHTKVWDNRWNQADIKIEGDIDAQQGMRFNLFGLFTTYSGEDSRLNIGPKGFTGEKYGGATYWDTEAFCIPVYLGISKPEVSRNLLMYRYNQLPGAYVNAQQQGLKGALFPMVTFNGIECHNEWEITFEEIHRNGDIAFAIYNYTRYTGDKSFVMNEGSKILTEISRFWADRVHFSKRNNQYMIHGVTGPDEYENNVDNNWYTNFLAKWTLKYTLQILKEVSKEQFAKLNVSQEEINKWQDIENRMYLPFDENLGIFVQHDGFLDKDIEPVSAIPKEQLPINQNWSWDKILRSPYIKQGDVLQGIWDFIDDFSEREKQRNFDFYEPLTVHESSLSPAIHSVLAADLHYEEKAVALYERTARLDLDNYNNDTADGLHITSMTGGWLAMVQGFAGMRVADDGTLSYKPFLPKKWNSYSFRQVFRNRVIEVSVSSDGPQFKLISGEPLQIQVYDKPQMLK, from the coding sequence ATGCAAAGAATTTTTGAAGTTGATCCTTGGAATGTCGTTACTCATAAACTAGATAAAGATAATAAGAGACTCCAAGAAAGTTTAACTAGTTTAGGAAATGGCTACATGGGAATGAGAGGAAACTTTGAAGAAGATTATACCGGGGATAGTCTTGCAGGTATTTATCTTGCAGGTATTTGGTATCCTGATAAGACCCGTGTCGGTTGGTGGAAAAACGGTTATCCAAAATATTTTGGTAAGGTAATCAATGCAGTTAACTTTATTAAAATGAACTTTTTGATAAATGGATCAAAGCTCGATTTATATACAGATAAAATCACTGATTTTACATTAGACTTAAATATGAAAAATGCTACTTTAACGCGTTCTTTTGTGGTTGATAAAGATGGTAGCAAAGTGAGATTTAATTTTGAGAGATTTTTGAGTGTTGCTCAAAAAGAATTGTCAGTCCAAAAAGTAAGTTTTGAAAATCTTTCGAATAATGCGGTTGATATTCAAGTGATTTCTTCTATTGATGCCAATGTTAAAAATCAAGATGCCAACTATGATGAACATTTTTGGCAAGTACTAGATATTGATAAGGATAGTTTGGTTGCTGAGACTAAACCTAATGACTTTGGCACACCAAGATTTACCTCAGGAATGAAAGCTAGCTACGTTACAGATCTAGACTTAGTTGATACAGAAGTTACTGATTTAGAAACTAGTCAAGTATTCAAAAAAACATTACAAACTAATGAAGAAGCTACAATTGAAAAGCGTGTTGTTGTCGTTACTTCAAGAGACTATCAAGAAATATCTGATTTGAATGAAGCCTTGAGCAAAATTAGTAATGAGATTAAATCTTCTTCTTATGATGAGTTGCTTGCAGCACATACTAAGGTTTGGGATAATCGCTGGAATCAAGCGGACATTAAAATTGAAGGCGATATCGATGCTCAACAGGGAATGCGTTTCAATTTGTTTGGATTATTCACAACATATTCCGGCGAAGATTCTCGTCTTAATATTGGTCCTAAAGGTTTCACTGGTGAAAAATATGGTGGAGCAACATATTGGGATACTGAGGCATTTTGTATACCAGTCTATTTAGGTATATCCAAACCTGAAGTTTCTCGTAATTTATTGATGTACCGCTACAATCAACTACCAGGAGCTTATGTCAATGCACAACAGCAAGGATTAAAGGGTGCTTTATTCCCAATGGTAACTTTTAACGGAATTGAATGTCATAACGAATGGGAAATTACATTTGAAGAAATACATCGTAATGGTGATATAGCCTTTGCAATTTATAATTACACTCGTTATACCGGTGATAAGTCATTTGTTATGAATGAAGGAAGTAAGATATTAACTGAAATTTCACGTTTCTGGGCTGATAGAGTTCACTTTAGTAAGCGTAATAATCAATATATGATCCATGGTGTTACAGGTCCTGATGAATATGAAAATAACGTAGATAATAATTGGTATACTAACTTTCTTGCTAAATGGACTTTGAAGTATACACTTCAAATCTTAAAAGAGGTTTCCAAGGAACAATTTGCTAAATTGAATGTTTCTCAAGAGGAGATAAATAAATGGCAAGATATTGAAAATAGAATGTACTTACCGTTTGATGAGAATTTAGGTATATTTGTTCAACATGACGGCTTCTTGGATAAAGATATAGAACCTGTCAGTGCAATTCCAAAGGAACAACTACCAATTAATCAAAATTGGTCATGGGATAAAATTTTACGTTCACCATACATTAAACAAGGTGATGTATTACAAGGCATCTGGGACTTCATAGATGATTTTTCGGAACGTGAAAAGCAACGTAACTTTGATTTCTATGAACCTTTGACAGTTCATGAATCAAGTCTTTCACCCGCAATTCACTCAGTTTTAGCAGCTGATCTTCACTATGAAGAGAAAGCGGTTGCATTATATGAGAGAACCGCTAGACTAGACTTAGACAATTATAATAATGACACCGCAGATGGATTGCACATTACTTCAATGACCGGTGGTTGGCTAGCAATGGTACAAGGATTTGCTGGTATGCGTGTAGCTGATGATGGAACTCTTAGCTACAAGCCATTCTTGCCTAAGAAATGGAACAGTTATTCATTTAGACAAGTCTTTAGAAATCGTGTAATTGAAGTGTCTGTTTCAAGCGACGGACCACAATTCAAGTTGATTTCTGGAGAACCATTACAGATTCAAGTGTATGACAAGCCACAAATGCTTAAATAA
- the pgmB gene encoding beta-phosphoglucomutase has translation MVKFEQIKGFIFDLDGVIANTSLYHGQAWHQLADELGVTWTEDLANQLKGVARMDSLNLILKAGGKENDYTEAEKEKLAAKKNENYLGLLDSLSQDDILPGMKEFIEDLSAHHYLVSLASSSKNSPIVLKKLDLAKYFDGKVDPATLTHGKPDPEIYVRGAEVLNLKPEECIGLEDAIAGVKSINGAHETSLGIGDPKILNEADLNFNDTSEVTLENIKKAMD, from the coding sequence ATGGTTAAATTTGAACAAATTAAAGGTTTTATTTTTGATTTAGATGGTGTGATTGCTAATACTTCACTTTATCATGGTCAAGCTTGGCATCAATTAGCTGATGAATTGGGTGTTACTTGGACCGAAGATTTAGCCAACCAACTAAAAGGTGTCGCTAGAATGGATTCCTTGAACTTGATTTTAAAAGCTGGCGGCAAGGAAAATGATTATACCGAGGCTGAAAAAGAAAAATTAGCTGCTAAGAAAAATGAGAACTATTTAGGACTTTTGGATTCTTTGAGCCAAGATGACATTTTGCCAGGAATGAAAGAATTCATTGAAGATCTATCAGCTCATCACTATTTAGTTTCTCTAGCTTCTTCTTCTAAGAATTCACCAATTGTTTTGAAAAAATTAGATTTAGCCAAGTACTTCGATGGAAAAGTTGACCCAGCTACTTTGACACACGGAAAACCTGATCCAGAAATTTATGTTCGTGGAGCTGAAGTTTTGAATTTGAAGCCTGAAGAATGTATCGGACTAGAAGATGCAATCGCTGGCGTTAAGTCAATCAACGGTGCACATGAAACTTCTCTGGGAATCGGTGATCCAAAGATTCTTAACGAAGCAGATTTAAACTTCAACGATACTTCTGAAGTAACGCTTGAAAATATTAAAAAGGCTATGGATTAA